The genome window ATTTTCCAGCATATTACAAGTGCTTCAAAGAACTACAACCTCTATATGATAGAATTATGGAGAAATCTGATAATCACACACTTTCGGAAATTATTTCAAACGATGGAAAATATACTCTTTCTATGGCAAATACCTGTAGATATTTCACAAGTGCATTTTCTGGACTAATAAAAAGAAATGGATTAATAATTTTGCATTTTGAAGATGAAAAAAAATTCAATTATGCGTATTGTTTGATAAACTCATCATTTGCATATTGGCATTGGAGGCTTTTTGACGGAGGAATAACTTATCCATTGGGGCTTCTTCTCAAAATACCTGTTATCTATAACTGTCTAACAGATGAAGACCATGTTTTTTTTAAACAGACATTCAATGAAATGTCAAAAGAAGCGGATAAATTCATTATCAGAAAAAATAATGTTGGAGTGCAGGAAAACATCAAATATCCTCGAGAATATCGCTATAAAATCAACCAAAGATTCTTTAAAATTTTAAACATCAAAGTCGATGATTCCACAATGAATTTAATCCATTCAAATATGGCATTAAAGGTGAATGTATGATAAATCAAGATAAAATTATTCCTCTATCTCAATTACAAAATAATATAATGCAAGAATTTTATGACATTGAGCCTGCGAAAGTAATTTTTGATAAAATAGAACGAAATCATCTTTGGAAATTGGCTACAAAACGAAGCCCTAATTTAGATTTTAAAGATTTAAAAATGAAATGTCCTGCTCTAGAGAGTCAAATTCAAAGAAGTTACAAGCAAGGAAATAATATTCAATCCGCAGTATTTAGTGAATGTACTTACGCGCAAACTTTTGCAAATATGCTCAAGCTGGATTTATTTGTTGATTGTTCTAAAGACAAAGACTTTATTCCACCTCAGATTTTTAGATATATAGAATCTTATAATTTAGTCCCACGATATGTTTACTCTACAAAAAACAAGGAGCGGATGTTAATCCAAGCTGGTGGTTGTCGTGGCATTGACAGTGCTTTGGTTACGGTCATTGGTTTAATAATTTATTCCATTGAATTCAAGGAACCAGCTGCAAAAACAAGCGAACCTGATTTACCAAAGTATGGAGAAAATGGAAAAATAAAAATCACAAAAGATTTTTTAGAACGATATCCGCAATTTGAAGCAATGTTAAATGAACAAAAAGAGTTAAATTTTTTCCAGAAAATGGGACATAATATTAACAATTTTTCGAAAGAAAGTATAAACATTGCAGTTTCAAACAATTATGCAAAAAAGTATGCTGACGTAATTTGTACAGAAGATGTTAATGGATATTTTGTAATGCTACCAGCAAATCAAGTTTCCATTTGGGCAAACCTTGAAGGAGAAATTAGACCTTCTGGTAGAAATCACTATAAAGTTTGGACTCCTACTGCATTAGCTAGACTTATATTGAGATATAATCCAACTATGATGGGGAAAATCGTAAAAATTGAAAAACAAAAACTCGAAGTAAGGGCGGAACGAGGAGGAAATGGAAAAATTTCTGGTTATAAAATTACTCCGTTATTTTTTGTTTATGCAAAAGACTGCAATGATGACGGCAAATACATAATTTTTGATATAATGAAAGTACAACAGTTAAATCCCACAATTGCAGGTAAGATGTTTTTTAAAAATTTAAAATATGAAAAAGTAAAATCTTACTATCAAAAGGTGTTTTAACTTAAAAATGAAAGTTGATATTTATAAAACAGAAAATAAATATGATATTATTTACGCAGATCCACCTTGGGCTTACCTATGGGGAAAAGGTAAAACTGGTGGAAATTTCTGTCCTGAAAAACACTATCACACAATGGAAATTTCGGAAATCTGTGCTTTAGGAAAAACTATAAAAAAGATTCGAGCAAAGAACTGTGCCTTATTTATTTGGACTACAATGCCGTGTCTCAAAGATGTTTTTTCCGTTATGGAAGCTTGGGGATTTAAGTATAAAACCTGTGCTTTTACGTGGATAAAAACAAAAAAAGACGGAAGCCCTCTATCTGGAATGGGAAGTTACACAAAAGCAAATGCAGAATTATGCCTACTTGCTATGAGAGGACACATAAAAAGTGTAGACAAAACAGTTCCACAAATTTTAATGCATCCTCGTTTGGGGCATTCCGTAAAACCTGATGAAATTATGAGACGAATCGAAAAACTTTTCGGTCCTAATACAAAGAAAATCGAACTTTTTGCCCGCAAAGAAGCAGTCGATTGGGACAGATGGGGAGACGAATCATAGAATATTTTACAATCTCTTCTAATAAAACTAATTTTCTTTGATATAATTACAAGGATACGTTATATTGTTTCCATGTAATAAGGATGCTTTATGAACAAAAAATTGTTATTTCCATTTTTTATAATTTTAAGTAGTTTTATATCGTGTTCAACTGATATTGAAAATACGACCACTATCCAAAAATCTTCAACTGAAAAAGATTACGGTGAGCCAATTCTTATAAACGGTAAGTTAAAATATAAAAACTGGAATATTCCAAGTATAGCAAACACCACTCAGTATTATTACTTTGCAGATTCAAGAATTCTTTATAACTTAAGAAAAACTAATATTTTGGGAGAGAATCTGCCAGGTACTACAAACAGTGGTAATATTAAATTTCTAAATTCAGAATTATCAGAATTTGAATATAGGTGGGATGGTGATATCCCTCTTATGGAAGCTAGAAGAAAAATACTATTACTTGACGAAGATGTGTTGGTAATCGAAAAAGGATTATCCTGTCAAAATGCAATAGGAAGAACTCATATATTATATAAGGATATAACAGCTTATACAGATAATGTTCCTTTTATGGGACTTTGTAATACTGTTGCTAATAATTATCAAGAATGGTTTGTTTTTACACCAAGTGGGAATTGCTATAAAAGGTATCTAAATATTCAAAAAAATGAATTATTGATTGTAAGTGGCACTTGGGAAAAATATGACAAAGAAATGTACAAAATTTTTTGGGAGAAAAACAACAAAAATAGATATGACATATTAAAAGGAAATAAATTGTATCAAAATGCAGATGAAAATATTAGTTCAGTTCCCATAAATTTATATGTAACTAATTATTAAGTAATTCGTAAAATCTGATTTTTGATTTTTTATGCCCAAGATACAAGAAAAACAGGGCGGCTTTTTGCATTCGCAAAAACCAGGCTTTGCGGGGTTCCGCTATCGCTACATTGGCGCCAAGTCGCCAACGGCTCCGCCACCCCTCCAATCCTTGCCGCTGCGGGCTCGCAGGCGGGTAGCGGGGCTACACCGCACGGTCGCACACGGATGTGCGACTTAAAATCAAATGTCGACAGTTTTTGCAAAAAAACTGTCCGTTTAAGAAAAACATTGGAGTTTTTTGTAAACCATAATCCCTTGCCACTGTCGCATACGGAAGTGCAACCCACAACCAATGTTAGACAGTTTTGTAAAAACTATCCGTTTAAGAAAAACAAGGAGGTTTTTCTTAAACAACAATCCCCACTTGAGAATTCTGCAAGTTCATATATCATAAAAATATGGCAAGTTACTTTTCGCTAAAAATAAAAGATTACGATGTCATTTATGAGAAAAATTATTTTAATCCTGAAATAGGAATTCTATTTTCTGAATACGAAAGGGTCGTCGAAGTAAGCAAAGGCAATAAATATCAATATGTTTCGACGGTCAAAAAACTCCTTGAACGGCTTTCCATAATTGGAATTACTCCAGAAAAGACAAAAAAAGAATTTTCTATTTTCAAAAAAGATTACATCGAAAAATTTACTGCCGACAGTGAATATTATGGCGACAAATCCTTAAAATCACTCTCGCTAAAAAAATGGTGCGAATCCATAAAGCAAATCATCGAAAGCGAAATCCGCTACACCCGAAAAAATGTGCGCGAACAATCAAATCCTGTCTTCCGTTACATCTTAGAAAACGACGATTTTCTCTACGGATTTCCTACAGACGACATTCGAAAAACTCTTTCTTTAATACTTTCGATGTTCCCAAAAGACGAAAAAGTCATCCTGGATTTGTCGCCCCTCATTTACAGCGGCTATTACGAAAAATATACGCGATTTGTCGATTTATCAAAAAATCAAATCATCGACAACAAATATTACAACGAAAATATCATCATCCTTGCAGAAGGAACTTACGATATTTTTGTACTAAAAGAAACGCTCCAATTACTGTATCCCGACAAATTTCATTTCTTCAGTTTTCTCGATTTCGACAATTCAAAAACGCCAGGCGGTGCAGGCCATCTTGTAAACTACATTCGAGCTTTGAGCGGAGCTTCCGTTACAGATAAGATGATTGCAATCTTCGATAACGATTCTGCAGCGCAGGACGCAATTCGAGTTCTAAAGTCAGAAAATATCCCCAAAAACATACGCTACACAAAATATCCAGACATTCCGTACCTCAACAAATATCCGACGATTGGTCCCATGGGAAAACAGCAGATGAACATAAATGGCAGAGCAGCTTCAATCGAAATGTACATGGGAGACGATATTCTAAAAAAAACTGAGGAGGCTTTTCCAGTTCAATGGACGGGTTATTTAAAATCGATAAACTCGTATCAGGGCGGAATTATCGACAAGGGCAAAGCACAGGAAGCGTTCCGGCGCAAAATTAAAACTTGCAAACGAAGTGAAGACGAAAAAACAAAAGCGAACTGGGACGGAATAAAAGCGATTTGGAATCACATCTATGATTTATGCAGCGATTTCTATATTTAATTTCAAATATTTTTTTTAAGATTTGGGCGGCTTTTTACTTCACTTGCGTTGCGCAAAAATCGGGCTTTGCGTGGTTCCGCTTACGCTCCATCGTCCTCGTCGCTATGCTCCTGCGGTCGACGGCAGTACACACGGATGTGTACCTACAATAAATGTCGACAGTTTTCGAAAGAAAACTGTCCGTTTCAAGAAAACAAGGATGTTTTCTTGAAACTACAATCCCTGCCACATATATCGCACAGTTGATAAGACTTCCAATCCTAGTCAATAATTTTTGCAAAACTATCCATCCAAGAAAAACATATCAGTTATAATTCTTACGACATCCCTTTTTTTACTTCCAAGGAAACAAAAACGATGATAGTTTTCTTTGACCTAAACTTTCCTTATCATCTTTTAGCAATTCTTCCCAAGGAACTTCTGGCCGTTTTATTTTGTCTTCTAAATATTCCGGATGCTCTTCAAACCAATCGTATTTATAGAGGCGGAGGCGGCAGGCATTCATATTGCACAAAGTTATTCCGTTCAATCCTGGAATCAGCGAAAAAGTAAAAATTGTAAGCAGTAAAAGTATTATGTTATTCAACAATACAAAAAAAGAAAAACTTGCATTGTCAAAATACACTATAAAAGATTTTTTCAGGCATTTTACAAAGTTGTTTTCTTCCTGCAAAAAATATAAAGGAACAAACCATTGCATCGCCATCAGCACAATAAACGAAAACCAACCGATTAACGCCGCAAACAAGAGTGCAAAAGCCTTTCCGTCTTTTAAATACATTCCAAGATAAAAACTAAAAGCAATTCGAACGACTAATATCAAAATCGCGCTTAAAACTCCAAAAATAAAGCCTGTAAAAAATGTGTTTTTTAATGATGAAAAAAAGAGCGACCAAGTTGGAGAGTTAAAATCTGCTATTTTTCTTGCATTTGCTCCCCAGGCAAATAAAACAGAAGACAAAATTCCTGCCGCAATTATAAAAACCCCATTTGGAAGATAATGGTTTATTGCATCTGCACTCGTTATAGAAAAATACGAAAGGACTATCACACCAGCAGGAATTAAATTTGAAAGTATTATGAACAAAAGATTGTCCCAAGTATCACAAAAATTTTTCTTCAAAAAAAACGCTATCATATATTCTCCAATTCATCTCAATCAAAACGAAACAACGGTGGTTTTAAAAAAGACCGGAGATTTTTCCGTCATCGTCCACATCTATCGTCAGTGCCGCAGGAATTTTTGGAAGCCCTGGCATAGTCATTATATCGCCTGCAAGAATTACGACAAAACCTGCTCCGCTGTAAAGAGCGCAGTCTCTAATCGGGAAAACATAATCTTTTGGACACCCTAATAGTTTTGGATCGTGGCTTATAGAATTCTGAGTTTTTGCAATGCAGACTGGAAACTCCTTATAGCCCAACTCTTCGTATTCACGCAATTTTTTAAGAACTGTAGGCGGGAATTCCACACTCGACGCTCTGTATATCTGTTTTGCTAAAACTCGCACTTTGTCTGCAAGCGAAAGATGCGATTCATAAAGGTAATGAAAATTTGCACTCTGGCTGTCTGCAATAGAAGAAACCACGGTTGCAAGTTCTCTCATTCCTTCGCCACCTTTTTCCCAACCTTCGCAAACTACCGCTTTAGAGCCTTTAGTTTCGCATAGTTTTTTTAGAAGTTCCAATTCTTCATCCGTATCTGTAGCAAATTTATTTATCGCAACCACAGACGGAACTCCAAACTTTGCGATATTTTCTATATGAACTGCCAGATTTTCAAAACCAGCCTGCAACGCACATATACTTGGTGTCGATAAATCCGCCTTTGCCATTCCGCCGTGCATTTTCAGAGCTCTAACGGTTGCAACTATTACGACAACATCTGGACTTATTCCTGCTGTGCGACATTTTATGTCCATAAATTTTTCCGCACCTAAATCTGCCGCAAAACCAGCCTCCGTAACCACATAATCGCCAGTTGCAAGCGCACTGTAGGTTGCATTTATTGAATTAGTTCCCTGCGCGATGTTTGCAAACGGACCTCCGTGAACAAAGACTGGATTTTTTTCCAAAGTTTGAACAAGATTTGGTCTTATTGCATCTTTTAATAAAGCAGCGATTGCACCTGTGCATTTTAATTCAGAAAATTTTACGGGTCTTTTATCGTAAGTTCTACATATTGTTATGTTTCCTATGCGTTTTTTTAAATCCGAAATAGAAGTCGAAAGACAGATTATAGCCATCAATTCTGAAGCAACAGCTATCGTAAAATGGTCTTCACGTGGAATTCCGTCTTGAGTTCCGCCAAGACCTATGTTTATATTTCTTAATGCTCTGTCATTTAAATCGACACAACGCTTCCAGGTTATAGTGCGAGGGTCCAAATTAAGTTGATTTCCCTGCTGAATGTGATTATCAATTAAGGCTGCCATAAGGTTGTTCGCTATGGAGATTGCGTGAATATCGCCTGTAAAATGCAGATTTATATCTTCCATTGGAACAATCTGAGCGTATCCACCACCACAGGCACCGCCTTTTACGCCAAAACAAGGTCCAAGCGAAGGCTCGCGCAAAGCGATTACCGTTTTTTTGCCTATCTTATTTAAGCCGTCGCCTAACCCGATTGAAACTGTAGACTTTCCTTCTCCTGCTGGAGTTGGTGTAACCGCTGTCGTCAAAATCAATTTGGCACGATTTTTAGGCTCTTGAACTTTCTTTTGAAATTTTCTGAGTTCTGCCATCGTGATTTTTGCTTTGTAATTTCCATACAAATCCAAGGAAGATTCTTCTATGCCGATTTTTTTTGCAACTTGTGTGATGCAAGCCATCTCGTTTTTTTGTGCAATTTCAATATCAGAAAGCATAAGTGTACCCCGATTTTCTAAAAGATTATAAGATTTTAATGAAAAGACGGCTTGTTTACAATCAAACCTTAAAGAACCCATTTTTCAAGGAAGGCTGCAATTCCGTCGTTGTTGTTGTCAAATTCAGTTACGAATTTTGCGATAGACTGAATTTCTCTTGCACCGTTCTTCATTGCAACGCCATAACCTGTAAGGCGAATCATGCTTTCATCGTTAAAACTGTCTCCAAAGCCCATAGTGTTTTCTTTCGGAATATTTAGGATTTTTGCAAGTTCGAGTATCGACTGACCTTTTCCACAACCGAGTGGCATAACTTCAAGAAAATACGGCTTACTCGTAAAAACTTCTGCACGTCCCTTTAACTTTTCTTTTAGAAATGGCATAAACTCTGCAATTTTTTCTTCTGGAGCAGGAATGAGCATTTTTGGATGACCTTTTTCCATAAATGAATCAAAATCTTCAACCTTTAAAAATTTTAATCCGCACATCTGAGAATCTTTTCGAGTCCAACTAGTATCGCGGTCTGCATAAACAGTGTCGCTGTCGCAAACATGGCAGCCAAGGTCAAAGGAAGAGCAGTAGGAATGAACTTCTTTTAAAATTTTTCCATCGAGTTTTTTTTCAAAAATAGGAAGTCTCGTGTGCAAATCAAAAATCTCTGCTCCATTGATTGCAATTATGTATCTGCCAAATTCTGAACCTGCAATGTCTAATTTTCTGACATAAGGCAAAATTGCGTTTTCTACACGTCCAGAGCAGAGAACTATGTATATTCCTTTTTTTGAACAAGATTGCACGGCCTTTAAAGTTTTTGGACTTATGTCTGTTTTATCGTTTAAGAGAGTGTCGTCCAAGTCAAAAGCTATTAGTTTTACGGGGAGTTTTGAAGTTTGAGTGTTTTCCATAGGAGCAATTATAGTTTATAAAAAGAGTTTTCTCCATAAAAATAGATGTTACAAAAAATGATAAATCCCTATAGCTCGAATAAAAAGATTTTATGTTGATATAGTTTTTCGTAGCGAACCATAAATAAAAATGAAAGACTATAGCCCCGATTGTCGCGGAAATACCGCAGCAGGCAATTTTGCCTGCGAGGAATTGCAGCAAAAGCGGGAAATTTTAAGGGACACACTTTCGCAAGAAAAAAATGTTCCTGTTCACAAAAAAATGCGCTCCTCATTTTCATTAACAAAGTTTACCTTTATAATCTGGGCATGACTTATTCGGAAAACTCTGTTTTAAATTTAATTTCTCGAATCCACTCGCAAAGTCAAGATTTTTTGCAGGGAAAACTTTTTAACGTTGGGCTTAAAGAACTTGCGACAAGCCACGGAAACATTCTTTTTTCTTTGAGCCAGAATAAAACGATGAATCTTGGCGAGCTTGCAAAACGGATAAACCGCGACAAATCGACGACGACCATTCTCGTAAAAAAACTCCAAAATGAAGGTTTTATAGAAATTAAAAAAGACGAAACCGATGCAAGAAAAAAAATCATTCAACTCACGACAAAAGGCAAAAGTTACAACGAGCAGACGGCAAAAGTTTCAAACGATTTGATTTCAACTTGCTATAAAGGATTTTCTCAGGACGAAAAAAAACAACTTGTCGAATTGCTCAACAAGTTGTGTCTAAATTTAGTTTAAATTTTAAAATTTCACCTTGCAAAACTCGTGTGCTCTATTTGGCACGATGTTGCAAAATTCTAAAATTTGCATTTATAGCAGAGTTGCAGACAGCAAAACTCGTGTGCTAATAAACAGAAAGAATCTTTGCAAGTTTTTCTTTACCGATTATCTTCATAAAATTTGCAAGGCGTGGGCCCTGGTCTTTGTTTATGAGTGCATGGTAAAGCGCAGTAAACAAGGCTTTTGCGTCCAAACCGAGTTCTGTGGCGATGTTGTACATATCCTGCTGGCAATCCTTGTCCTGTGCGTAAGTGCCAATCTTTGGAACAACTTCGTCGCGAACTCTTTTTATCGCTGTAAGCATATCGCCTGTAATGCCTTCTGCTTTTGAATTATCATCGCGGATTTTAAAACAAAAATCTGGAGCGCAATCTGGTGCACTTTCGTTTATCCAATACCAAGCGCAAACACAACGGCGTCGCAAGCATTCTTCTTGTTCAGTTTTTACATCGCCAAGGCTTTTTATAACGGCGTCTATATCGCCAGAATAAGTTTGCAACAGCGTTGTAAGCAAGCGGAACGAAACTTGATATGGTTGAACTTTTGGGAAACCGTTTACTATCTGGCTCAATTCGTAAATTCGTTTTTCTTGCTTTATTATCTTCGCCTTTTTTTCTGCATCTTTTTCTTTTGGCTCTTCCAAGCCCCAAGCGATTCGCTCTGTGCGGTCGTACGCTTCGTAAACAGTAACAACATCTAAATCGAAACTGATTGAAAATTCGTGGTCAACCTTATTCTGTGCAAAAATGTACCGCAAAACTTCTGGCTGGTAAACTTCAAGAGCGTCAACCAAAGAGATAACTTTTCCTTTGGAAGACGACATTTTGCCAGGAACGCCCTTTAGCTTTACAAAATCATACTTCATCGTAACAGGGGCATCCCAGTTGTAAAGCCTTTTTGAAACGAGTTTTGCTGTATCGTAACTTCCGCCTGGAGAAATGTGATCCTTTCCTCCTGGTTCAAAAACAACTTTTTCTTCGTTCCAGCGCATAGGCCAGTCAACTCGCCAGCCAAGTTTAAACTCTTTAGAAGTTTTAAGGTCACCCTTTTCTTTATGACCGCAAGACAAACATTCATAAGAAACAGAATACTCTCCGTCGTAATCTGTTATGCGAGTTTCATCTTTATTGCAGTTGCAACAAAACGCTGCTACAGGCCAGTATTCTTCGCTTTCCGGCATTTTATGTTCATCGTCTCTATATTCATTTAAACACTGTTTTATAACATCGCGTTTCTGCATTGCGATTTTCATTCCCTCTGCATAGCGATTTGCTCGATAACGACTTGCCTGATACAAAAACTCTGGTGCAATTCCAACACGCGGAAGTTGCTTTTCTATGTCAACTTCGTGATGACGGGCGTAATTTTCATCCCGCCCAAAAGTATCTGGAACCAGCGTTATAGGATAACGCAGATATTTTTCAAGGATTTCTGGTTTTGGCATATTTGCAGGCACTTTTCGGAAAACGTCATAATCGTCCCACGAATAAATAAAGCGAACATTCTTGCCTCTGTCACGAAGCGCACGCACAATCAAATCAACAGTTATGATTTCCCTAAAATTCCCAATATGAACAGTTCCCGAAGGTGTAATTCCCGAAGCACAGGTGTAAAGTTCAAGTTCACCCTTTTGCTTGATAATCCTCTCTGCCTGCTGGTCTGCCCAGTGGCATAATTCTGAAATATCTCTAGCCATCGTTTTTCCTAAAAAAATAATTTGAATATAGATTTGTATTTTATTAAAAAACTGGATTTTATACAACAAACACGGGTTTTTAGAGATTTTATGGGCCTGCCGGCTCGGCAAATCCATAAAACTCGCCGTCGCTATGTACGCCCTTCGCTAACGCTCATCCGTCGCAAAAACTAAAGTTTTTGCTCGTGGACGGCAAAGCCGGGGCTCCCAGCGCTCAGGCAATCACACAACTTCAACCAGAAGAACATTTCCGTGCTTTACATAAACAAAAGGCTTTTCATCTGACAAAACTTCGTTGCTCAATGCGTACATATATTCAGGAGTTAATTTTTCATTTTCTAAAGGATATTTAGAGCCTTTTATAAATACGCCTTTTGCAACGCCAAATATATTCAAAACCGAAAAATAAGAACATCTCGTGTCTATAAAAGTTTTTTCTTTGCCAACGATTTTCATCACAGAATAGTCGTCAACAATACAGGCACGAGCCTTATTTTTGAATAGATAAAATAATGCAGAAGCATTTACAATAGAATGATCAAATCGCTCGCCAATAACGCCCAAAAGTAAAAAATCTTTAAAACCACGCCTAAGAGCCTCTTTTATCGCAAAAAAAGTATCTGTATCGTTTTTTTCTTTTGGCAGCGTTATAGTTTTTACATTATTTATCTCAGGTTTTTCAAAAGAGTCAAAATCGCCAATAATCAAATCTGGTTTAACACAAAGATTTTTGCAGTGGGCAAGACCTCCATCGCAAAAGATAAAAAAATCATCTTCCATAAAAAATGAAATTGCTCTTTTATAATCAACAATTTTTGCAGCACCCACAATAACGCATCGTTGCATTTTAACCTGCTTTTACTCAAAAACGGGATAGCATTCAAAACCTGCGGTTCTAAGTTCCTGAGCTATCGTCCCTTCTGGATTTTCATCTACAAGAACAAGATAATACTTGGTTCCGCTCGGACGAGTTTCGCTCGTAATTTTTGCATCAAAGCCCTTCTCGTTAAGTTTTTTTACAAGGGAATTTGCATTTCCTTCTTCTCTAAAAAGTCCGAGTTGCTGGCGCACAATCTTTTCTGTTTTTTCTGTGGATGCGGAATTCTCTTTTTCTTCAGTTTTCTCAACTTTCTCTTTCAATTTTTTATCTTTTTCATCAACGGATTTTTCATCCTTTGCAAAAAAATCTGTAAAAGAATTTTCAATATCTGTGGAAGCGTTAGAATTTCGAGGAACAAAATACCAAAATGGCGAAGGTAAAGTTTGAATTTCACCTTTTATAACTGCGCACTCAGGCGACTTTGGATAATTTTTTTTCAAAGAAGCAGAATATTCCTTTTCGCCAGTTATATGCCAAAGTGTAAATAAAATTTGAGGGCGCACTTCTTTCATCGAATCTAAATTCGCATAGGTTTTTAAAATCGCAACAGTTTCTTGCGTATCCTTTAATTCTTTTGCCTTACACAAAATTCCCCATTGCTCGTAAAGTTTTACATAAGCAATAACTTTTGGATCCGTTGAATTCCTGACTGCTGAATTCAGATAGTTTTGAGCAGTAGCCCAATCTCCTGCACTCAAAGCGCAACGCACAGCGTCCAATACCAACTGTTCGCTGGATTTTTTTGGCATATTTTCGCCATCACCTGCACCAATCGAAGCCGCCTTTGCATAAGAATTAAGAGCTTTTACATATTCGCCAGAATTTTCATAAAGTCCACCCAAAAAAGCATAAGAGGAACGCTTTTCAGACGGCAAGGTTAAAAGC of Treponema pectinovorum contains these proteins:
- a CDS encoding MarR family winged helix-turn-helix transcriptional regulator; translation: MTYSENSVLNLISRIHSQSQDFLQGKLFNVGLKELATSHGNILFSLSQNKTMNLGELAKRINRDKSTTTILVKKLQNEGFIEIKKDETDARKKIIQLTTKGKSYNEQTAKVSNDLISTCYKGFSQDEKKQLVELLNKLCLNLV
- a CDS encoding MT-A70 family methyltransferase; translation: MKVDIYKTENKYDIIYADPPWAYLWGKGKTGGNFCPEKHYHTMEISEICALGKTIKKIRAKNCALFIWTTMPCLKDVFSVMEAWGFKYKTCAFTWIKTKKDGSPLSGMGSYTKANAELCLLAMRGHIKSVDKTVPQILMHPRLGHSVKPDEIMRRIEKLFGPNTKKIELFARKEAVDWDRWGDES
- a CDS encoding formate--tetrahydrofolate ligase, encoding MLSDIEIAQKNEMACITQVAKKIGIEESSLDLYGNYKAKITMAELRKFQKKVQEPKNRAKLILTTAVTPTPAGEGKSTVSIGLGDGLNKIGKKTVIALREPSLGPCFGVKGGACGGGYAQIVPMEDINLHFTGDIHAISIANNLMAALIDNHIQQGNQLNLDPRTITWKRCVDLNDRALRNINIGLGGTQDGIPREDHFTIAVASELMAIICLSTSISDLKKRIGNITICRTYDKRPVKFSELKCTGAIAALLKDAIRPNLVQTLEKNPVFVHGGPFANIAQGTNSINATYSALATGDYVVTEAGFAADLGAEKFMDIKCRTAGISPDVVVIVATVRALKMHGGMAKADLSTPSICALQAGFENLAVHIENIAKFGVPSVVAINKFATDTDEELELLKKLCETKGSKAVVCEGWEKGGEGMRELATVVSSIADSQSANFHYLYESHLSLADKVRVLAKQIYRASSVEFPPTVLKKLREYEELGYKEFPVCIAKTQNSISHDPKLLGCPKDYVFPIRDCALYSGAGFVVILAGDIMTMPGLPKIPAALTIDVDDDGKISGLF
- a CDS encoding thiamine diphosphokinase, coding for MQRCVIVGAAKIVDYKRAISFFMEDDFFIFCDGGLAHCKNLCVKPDLIIGDFDSFEKPEINNVKTITLPKEKNDTDTFFAIKEALRRGFKDFLLLGVIGERFDHSIVNASALFYLFKNKARACIVDDYSVMKIVGKEKTFIDTRCSYFSVLNIFGVAKGVFIKGSKYPLENEKLTPEYMYALSNEVLSDEKPFVYVKHGNVLLVEVV
- the lysS gene encoding lysine--tRNA ligase; the encoded protein is MARDISELCHWADQQAERIIKQKGELELYTCASGITPSGTVHIGNFREIITVDLIVRALRDRGKNVRFIYSWDDYDVFRKVPANMPKPEILEKYLRYPITLVPDTFGRDENYARHHEVDIEKQLPRVGIAPEFLYQASRYRANRYAEGMKIAMQKRDVIKQCLNEYRDDEHKMPESEEYWPVAAFCCNCNKDETRITDYDGEYSVSYECLSCGHKEKGDLKTSKEFKLGWRVDWPMRWNEEKVVFEPGGKDHISPGGSYDTAKLVSKRLYNWDAPVTMKYDFVKLKGVPGKMSSSKGKVISLVDALEVYQPEVLRYIFAQNKVDHEFSISFDLDVVTVYEAYDRTERIAWGLEEPKEKDAEKKAKIIKQEKRIYELSQIVNGFPKVQPYQVSFRLLTTLLQTYSGDIDAVIKSLGDVKTEQEECLRRRCVCAWYWINESAPDCAPDFCFKIRDDNSKAEGITGDMLTAIKRVRDEVVPKIGTYAQDKDCQQDMYNIATELGLDAKALFTALYHALINKDQGPRLANFMKIIGKEKLAKILSVY
- a CDS encoding SPOR domain-containing protein — protein: MKKLIYIVFSFCLSLSCFGQTAYSLIGEAAKKDNLEQSVAFLEKSIPLLTLPSEKRSSYAFLGGLYENSGEYVKALNSYAKAASIGAGDGENMPKKSSEQLVLDAVRCALSAGDWATAQNYLNSAVRNSTDPKVIAYVKLYEQWGILCKAKELKDTQETVAILKTYANLDSMKEVRPQILFTLWHITGEKEYSASLKKNYPKSPECAVIKGEIQTLPSPFWYFVPRNSNASTDIENSFTDFFAKDEKSVDEKDKKLKEKVEKTEEKENSASTEKTEKIVRQQLGLFREEGNANSLVKKLNEKGFDAKITSETRPSGTKYYLVLVDENPEGTIAQELRTAGFECYPVFE
- a CDS encoding Cof-type HAD-IIB family hydrolase → MENTQTSKLPVKLIAFDLDDTLLNDKTDISPKTLKAVQSCSKKGIYIVLCSGRVENAILPYVRKLDIAGSEFGRYIIAINGAEIFDLHTRLPIFEKKLDGKILKEVHSYCSSFDLGCHVCDSDTVYADRDTSWTRKDSQMCGLKFLKVEDFDSFMEKGHPKMLIPAPEEKIAEFMPFLKEKLKGRAEVFTSKPYFLEVMPLGCGKGQSILELAKILNIPKENTMGFGDSFNDESMIRLTGYGVAMKNGAREIQSIAKFVTEFDNNNDGIAAFLEKWVL
- a CDS encoding HEPN/Toprim-associated domain-containing protein, translated to MASYFSLKIKDYDVIYEKNYFNPEIGILFSEYERVVEVSKGNKYQYVSTVKKLLERLSIIGITPEKTKKEFSIFKKDYIEKFTADSEYYGDKSLKSLSLKKWCESIKQIIESEIRYTRKNVREQSNPVFRYILENDDFLYGFPTDDIRKTLSLILSMFPKDEKVILDLSPLIYSGYYEKYTRFVDLSKNQIIDNKYYNENIIILAEGTYDIFVLKETLQLLYPDKFHFFSFLDFDNSKTPGGAGHLVNYIRALSGASVTDKMIAIFDNDSAAQDAIRVLKSENIPKNIRYTKYPDIPYLNKYPTIGPMGKQQMNINGRAASIEMYMGDDILKKTEEAFPVQWTGYLKSINSYQGGIIDKGKAQEAFRRKIKTCKRSEDEKTKANWDGIKAIWNHIYDLCSDFYI